A genomic stretch from Neomonachus schauinslandi chromosome 16, ASM220157v2, whole genome shotgun sequence includes:
- the ZBTB45 gene encoding zinc finger and BTB domain-containing protein 45: MAAAEAVHHIHLQNFSRSLLETLNGQRLGGHFCDVTVRIREASLRAHRCVLAAGSPFFQDKLLLGHSEIRVPPVVPAQTVRQLVEFLYSGSLVVAQGEALQVLTAASVLRIQTVIDECTQIIARARAPVPGAPAPLPTPVPPPLAPAQLRHRLRHLLAARPPGHPGAAHSRKQRQPARLQLPAPTAPTKAEGSDVDPALPAPPDDGGDGDEETDDETDGEDGEGGGPGEGQAPPSFPDCAAGFLTAAPDSACEEPPAPAGLADYGGAGRDFLRGASAAEDVFPESYVSAWQDEDGTAAEACPTETPAPPDCVLSGSRVPGVKTPGPPVSLFPFHLGAPGPPAQPSPAPSGPAPALSSAFYPALQPDAAPSAPPGEAPAPPAAPAVAPSATPARAPGATEPPAYECSHCRKTFSSRKNYTKHMFIHSGEKPHQCAVCWRSFSLRDYLLKHMVTHTGVRAFQCAVCAKRFTQKSSLNVHMRTHRPERAPCPACGKVFSHRALLERHLAAHPAP; the protein is encoded by the exons ATGGCGGCGGCAGAGGCGGTGCACCACATACACCTGCAGAACTTCTCCCGCTCGCTGCTCGAGACCCTCAACGGGCAGCGGCTGGGCGGTCACTTCTGCGACGTGACGGTGAGGATCCGCGAGGCTTCGCTGCGTGCACACCGCTGTGTGTTGGCTGCTGGCTCGCCCTTCTTCCAGGACAAGCTGCTGCTCGGCCACTCGGAGATCCGCGTGCCGCCGGTGGTGCCTGCGCAGACGGTGCGCCAGCTCGTCGAGTTCCTCTACAGCGGCTCGCTTGTGGTGGCACAGGGCGAAGCCCTGCAGGTGCTCACGGCCGCGTCCGTGCTGCGCATCCAGACGGTCATAGACGAATGCACGCAGATCATTGCCCGCGCCCGCGCGCCGGTCCCGGGCGCGCCCGCACCCCTACCCACGCCCGTGCCCCCTCCTCTTGCACCCGCGCAGCTACGCCACCGTCTGCGCCACCTGCTTGCCGCGCGCCCTCCGGGCCACCCCGGTGCCGCGCATAGCCGCAAGCAGCGCCAGCCAGCGCGCCTGCAGCTGCCCGCGCCCACTGCGCCCACCAAGGCCGAGGGGTCGGACGTCGACCCCGCCCTACCGGCGCCCCCAGACGACGGCGGCGATGGCGACGAGGAGACCGATGATGAAACCGATGGCGAGGACGGCGAAGGCGGCGGCCCGGGAGAgggccaggcgcccccttccttcCCCGACTGCGCCGCCGGCTTCCTCACAGCCGCCCCTGACAGCGCGTGCGAGGAGCCGCCTGCACCCGCTGGCCTCGCTGACTACGGCGGCGCCGGGAGGGACTTCCTTAGGGGGGCGTCGGCTGCCGAGGACGTGTTCCCGGAGAGCTACGTGTCCGCTTGGCAAGATGAGGATGGCACCGCCGCGGAAGCCTGTCCCACCGAGACCCCGGCTCCGCCTGACTGCGTCCTGTCCGGATCCCGCGTCCCTGGCGTGAAGACCCCGGGGCCTCCAGTCTCGCTTTTCCCGTTTCATCTGGGCGCTCCTGGGCCACCTGCGCAACCTTCTCCCGCGCCCTCCGGCCCTGCTCCTGCACTCTCCTCCGCCTTCTACCCCGCGCTCCAGCCAGATGCGGCCCCCAGCGCGCCTCCTGGGGAGGCGCCGGCCCCGCCCGCCGCTCCCGCCGTGGCCCCCTCGGCCACCCCTGCCCGAGCCCCGGGTGCCACCGAGCCACCTGCCTATGAGTGCAGTCACTGCCGCAAGACGTTCAGCTCGCGGAAAAACTACACCAAGCACATGTTCATCCACTCGG GGGAGAAGCCCCACCAATGCGCCGTGTGCTGGCGATCTTTCTCACTGCGCGACTACCTGCTGAAGCATATGGTCACACACACAGGCGTGCGCGCCTTCCAGTGCGCTGTCTGCGCCAAGCGCTTCACGCAGAAGAGCTCGCTCAACGTGCACATGCGCACGCACCGGCCCGAGCGCGCGCCCTGCCCCGCCTGCGGCAAGGTCTTCTCACACCGCGCGCTGCTCGAGCGCCACCTGGCCGCGCACCCTGCGCCCTGA
- the SLC27A5 gene encoding bile acyl-CoA synthetase isoform X2 — protein sequence MGIWLQLALLLLVLWALGQPAWPAAVALALRWLLGDSIFCVLLGLALLARPWLWPWMPHWLSLAAAALTLALLPARPPPGLRWLPADMAYIARILRLGLVVRVRMRRHPPDTFVDTFERRVRAQPGRTPLVWKGPGSRSVTFDLRENLEEVLPKLQAENIRCFYLSHSSPTPGVGALGPALDVAPTDPVPTDLRAGITPQSPALFIYTSGTTGLPKPAIVTHERLLQMCKMLSLGGVTADDVVYTVLPLYHVMGFIIGVLSCLELGATCVLAPKFSASRFWDDCRLHGVTVILYVGEVLRYLCNTPQRPEDQTHTVRLAMGNGLRADVWKSFQQRFGPIRILESYGSTEGNIGFVNYPGRCGALGKISCLLRMLFPFELVQFDTEAEEPVRDNQGLCVPVGPGEAGLLLTQVLSHQPFVGYRGARELSERKLVRNVRRRGDVYFNTGDVLTMDEEGFLYFRDRLGDTFRWKGENVSTREVESVLSLVDFLQEVNVYGVSVPGCEGKVGMAAVQLVPGQTFDGQRMYQHVRTWLPAYAAPHFIRIQDTLAITSTFKLVKSRLVREGFNVGIIADPLFVLDNQAKAFRPLTVDMYQAVCNGTCRL from the exons ATGGGCATCTGGCTGCAACTAGCCTTGTTACTGTTGGTGCTGTGGGCTCTGGGGCAGCCCGCGTGGCCTGCGGCTGTGGCCCTGGCACTGCGCTGGCTCCTGGGAGACTCCATCTTCTGCGTGCTGCTCGGCCTGGCCCTGCTGGCGCGGCCCTGGCTCTGGCCCTGGATGCCCCACTGGCTGAGTCTGGCAGCCGCGGCGCTCACGCTGGCTCTGCTGCCCGCACGGCCGCCCCCAGGGCTGCGCTGGCTGCCTGCAGATATGGCCTATATTGCCAGGATCCTCCGCCTGGGCCTGGTTGTCAGAGTGCGCATGAGACGCCACCCGCCCGACACCTTTGTGGATACCTTCGAGCGACGAGTACGAGCACAGCCGGGTCGCACGCCCTTGGTGTGGAAGGGGCCAGGGAGCCGCTCAGTCACCTTC GACCTCCGGGAGAACCTGGAAGAGGTACTTCCCAAGCTACAGGCAGAGAACATCCGATGCTTCTACCTCAGCCATTCTTCCCCAACACCAGGAGTGGGGGCTCTGGGGCCTGCTCTTGATGTTGCACCCACCGACCCTGTGCCCACTGACCTACGTGCTGGGATCACACCACAGAGTCCTGCCCTGTTTATCTACACCTCAGGGACCACTG GGCTCCCAAAGCCGGCCATTGTCACGCATGAGCGACTGCTGCAGATGTGCAAGATGCTGTCCCTGGGTGGGGTCACAGCTGATGACGTGGTCTACACAGTCTTGCCTCTGTACCATGTGATGGGGTTTATCATTGGGGTCCTCAGCTGCCTGGAGCTCG gAGCAACCTGTGTCCTGGCCCCCAAGTTCTCTGCTTCCCGCTTCTGGGATGACTGTCGGCTGCATGGTGTGACTGTGATCCTGTATGTGGGTGAGGTCCTGCGGTACCTGTGTAACACTCCACAG CGACCAGAGGACCAGACACATACAGTCCGCTTAGCAATGGGCAATGGACTCCGGGCAGATGTGTGGAAGTCCTTCCAGCAGCGCTTTGGCCCCATTCGGATCTTGGAAAGCTATGGCTCTACAGAAGGCAACATTGGCTTCGTCAACTATCCAGGGCGCTGTGGGGCCCTGGGCAAGATAAGCTGCTTGCTTCGA ATGCTGTTCCCCTTTGAGCTTGTACAGTTCGACACGGAGGCCGAAGAGCCTGTCAGGGACAATCAGGGATTGTGTGTCCCTGTGGGGCCAG GGGAAGCGGGGCTTCTGTTGACCCAGGTCTTGAGCCACCAACCTTTCGTGGGCTACCGCGGGGCGCGAGAGCTGTCGGAACGAAAGTTGGTGCGGAATGTGCGGCGCAGGGGTGACGTTTACTTCAACACCGGCGACGTGCTGACCATGGACGAAGAAGGCTTCCTTTACTTTCGCGACCGCCTCGGGGACACCTTCCG ATGGAAAGGTGAGAACGTGTCCACGCGGGAGGTGGAGAGCGTTTTGTCACTCGTGGACTTCCTGCAGGAGGTGAACGTCTACGGTGTGTCTGTACCAG GTTGTGAGGGCAAGGTGGGCATGGCTGCCGTGCAGCTGGTCCCCGGCCAGACCTTCGATGGCCAGAGGATGTACCAGCATGTCCGCACTTGGCTCCCTGCCTATGCTGCACCCCATTTCATCCGTATCCAG GACACCCTGGCAATCACAAGCACATTCAAACTGGTGAAGTCACGTTTGGTGCGTGAGGGCTTCAATGTAGGCATCATTGCTGACCCCTTGTTCGTGTTGGACAACCAGGCCAAGGCCTTCCGGCCCCTCACGGTGGACATGTACCAGGCTGTGTGCAATGGAACCTGTAGACTCTGA
- the SLC27A5 gene encoding bile acyl-CoA synthetase isoform X1 — protein sequence MGIWLQLALLLLVLWALGQPAWPAAVALALRWLLGDSIFCVLLGLALLARPWLWPWMPHWLSLAAAALTLALLPARPPPGLRWLPADMAYIARILRLGLVVRVRMRRHPPDTFVDTFERRVRAQPGRTPLVWKGPGSRSVTFRELDDRACQAVWALKAELGGLTGLLGREPAALLVLDAQTIPALGLWLGLAKLGCPVAWINPHGRGAPLVHSVLSSGARLLVVDPDLRENLEEVLPKLQAENIRCFYLSHSSPTPGVGALGPALDVAPTDPVPTDLRAGITPQSPALFIYTSGTTGLPKPAIVTHERLLQMCKMLSLGGVTADDVVYTVLPLYHVMGFIIGVLSCLELGATCVLAPKFSASRFWDDCRLHGVTVILYVGEVLRYLCNTPQRPEDQTHTVRLAMGNGLRADVWKSFQQRFGPIRILESYGSTEGNIGFVNYPGRCGALGKISCLLRMLFPFELVQFDTEAEEPVRDNQGLCVPVGPGEAGLLLTQVLSHQPFVGYRGARELSERKLVRNVRRRGDVYFNTGDVLTMDEEGFLYFRDRLGDTFRWKGENVSTREVESVLSLVDFLQEVNVYGVSVPGCEGKVGMAAVQLVPGQTFDGQRMYQHVRTWLPAYAAPHFIRIQDTLAITSTFKLVKSRLVREGFNVGIIADPLFVLDNQAKAFRPLTVDMYQAVCNGTCRL from the exons ATGGGCATCTGGCTGCAACTAGCCTTGTTACTGTTGGTGCTGTGGGCTCTGGGGCAGCCCGCGTGGCCTGCGGCTGTGGCCCTGGCACTGCGCTGGCTCCTGGGAGACTCCATCTTCTGCGTGCTGCTCGGCCTGGCCCTGCTGGCGCGGCCCTGGCTCTGGCCCTGGATGCCCCACTGGCTGAGTCTGGCAGCCGCGGCGCTCACGCTGGCTCTGCTGCCCGCACGGCCGCCCCCAGGGCTGCGCTGGCTGCCTGCAGATATGGCCTATATTGCCAGGATCCTCCGCCTGGGCCTGGTTGTCAGAGTGCGCATGAGACGCCACCCGCCCGACACCTTTGTGGATACCTTCGAGCGACGAGTACGAGCACAGCCGGGTCGCACGCCCTTGGTGTGGAAGGGGCCAGGGAGCCGCTCAGTCACCTTCAGGGAGCTGGACGACAGGGCATGCCAGGCAGTGTGGGCCCTGAAGGCCGAGCTGGGCGGCCTCACAggcttgcttggcagggagccggCTGCCCTCCTGGTGCTGGACGCCCAGACCATTCCGGCCTTGGGTTTGTGGCTGGGATTGGCCAAGCTGGGCTGCCCCGTGGCCTGGATCAATCCGCATGGCCGGGGAGCACCCCTGGTGCACTCAGTGCTGAGCTCTGGGGCTCGGCTGCTGGTGGTGGACCCAG ACCTCCGGGAGAACCTGGAAGAGGTACTTCCCAAGCTACAGGCAGAGAACATCCGATGCTTCTACCTCAGCCATTCTTCCCCAACACCAGGAGTGGGGGCTCTGGGGCCTGCTCTTGATGTTGCACCCACCGACCCTGTGCCCACTGACCTACGTGCTGGGATCACACCACAGAGTCCTGCCCTGTTTATCTACACCTCAGGGACCACTG GGCTCCCAAAGCCGGCCATTGTCACGCATGAGCGACTGCTGCAGATGTGCAAGATGCTGTCCCTGGGTGGGGTCACAGCTGATGACGTGGTCTACACAGTCTTGCCTCTGTACCATGTGATGGGGTTTATCATTGGGGTCCTCAGCTGCCTGGAGCTCG gAGCAACCTGTGTCCTGGCCCCCAAGTTCTCTGCTTCCCGCTTCTGGGATGACTGTCGGCTGCATGGTGTGACTGTGATCCTGTATGTGGGTGAGGTCCTGCGGTACCTGTGTAACACTCCACAG CGACCAGAGGACCAGACACATACAGTCCGCTTAGCAATGGGCAATGGACTCCGGGCAGATGTGTGGAAGTCCTTCCAGCAGCGCTTTGGCCCCATTCGGATCTTGGAAAGCTATGGCTCTACAGAAGGCAACATTGGCTTCGTCAACTATCCAGGGCGCTGTGGGGCCCTGGGCAAGATAAGCTGCTTGCTTCGA ATGCTGTTCCCCTTTGAGCTTGTACAGTTCGACACGGAGGCCGAAGAGCCTGTCAGGGACAATCAGGGATTGTGTGTCCCTGTGGGGCCAG GGGAAGCGGGGCTTCTGTTGACCCAGGTCTTGAGCCACCAACCTTTCGTGGGCTACCGCGGGGCGCGAGAGCTGTCGGAACGAAAGTTGGTGCGGAATGTGCGGCGCAGGGGTGACGTTTACTTCAACACCGGCGACGTGCTGACCATGGACGAAGAAGGCTTCCTTTACTTTCGCGACCGCCTCGGGGACACCTTCCG ATGGAAAGGTGAGAACGTGTCCACGCGGGAGGTGGAGAGCGTTTTGTCACTCGTGGACTTCCTGCAGGAGGTGAACGTCTACGGTGTGTCTGTACCAG GTTGTGAGGGCAAGGTGGGCATGGCTGCCGTGCAGCTGGTCCCCGGCCAGACCTTCGATGGCCAGAGGATGTACCAGCATGTCCGCACTTGGCTCCCTGCCTATGCTGCACCCCATTTCATCCGTATCCAG GACACCCTGGCAATCACAAGCACATTCAAACTGGTGAAGTCACGTTTGGTGCGTGAGGGCTTCAATGTAGGCATCATTGCTGACCCCTTGTTCGTGTTGGACAACCAGGCCAAGGCCTTCCGGCCCCTCACGGTGGACATGTACCAGGCTGTGTGCAATGGAACCTGTAGACTCTGA